Proteins encoded by one window of Vidua chalybeata isolate OUT-0048 chromosome 8, bVidCha1 merged haplotype, whole genome shotgun sequence:
- the NUDT13 gene encoding NAD(P)H pyrophosphatase NUDT13, mitochondrial isoform X1 — MAAVYQALHRRVSSLACRLHSTYVRKMRYLNKLKEDDSLCRQAQTSGTFYLFHNLSPFLQKVGKKYLVPQLSAAEMRQILEKLQEAEQWMEKSVLIGCSDEHRPRFALDLGALDKSVIESELQGSFTDLRKALFVVDEKDSPLLASAQSLLRWHDSHQYCSKTGQPTEKNPAGSKRVCHASGVTYYPQMSPVVITLVSDGSRCLLARQPSFPPGMFTALSGFCDMGENVEEAVRREVAEEVGLEVESLRYSASQHWPFPSSCLMIACHALVGAQRAEISMDTLELEEARWFGLEEIVEGLKRAPSSSKQEDGSFLPWFPPTQAIAHQLIREWLQQQTAQTA; from the exons ATGGCTGCAGTGTATCAAGCATTGCACAGGAGAGTTTCCTCCCTCGCCTGCAGGTTGCACTCCACTTATGTGAGAAAAATGAG ATACTTAAATAAGTTAAAGGAAGATGACAGCCTTTGTAGACAAGCTCAGACCTCAGGAACTTTCTACCTCTTTCACAATCTCTCCCCCTTCCTGCAGAAAGTTGGGAAGAAATATTTGGTACCACAGCTCAGTGCAGCAG AGATGAGACAGAttctggagaagctgcaggaggctgagcAGTGGATGGAGAAGTCGGTGCTGATCGGTTGTTCGGACGAGCACAGACCACGCTTCGCGCTGGATTTAG GAGCCTTGGATAAATCAGTCATTGAGTCAGAACTGCAGGGATCATTTACTGACCTACGAAAGGCTCTCTTTGTAGTGGACGAGAAGGATTCTCCTTTGCTGGCTTCG GCCCAATCCCTCCTGCGGTGGCACGATTCCCACCAGTACTGCAGCAAAACTGGGCAGCCCACTGAGAAGAACCCAGCTGGCAGCAAACGTGTCTGCCATGCCAGTGGAGTCACTTACTACCCACAG ATGTCTCCAGTGGTCATCACCCTGGTGTCTGACGGGAGCCGGTGCCTCCTGGCCCGACAGCCCTCGTTTCCGCCGGGGATGTTCACGGCTCTGTCAGGTTTCTGTGACATGG GTGAGAACGTGGAGGAGGCAGTGCGGCGAGAAGTGGCCGAAGaggtggggctggaggtggAGTCGCTCCGCTACTCGGCTTCCCAGCACTggcccttccccagcagctgcttaATGATAGCCTGCCACGCCCTGGTGGGAGCCCAGCGGGCTGAG ATCAGTATGGACACCCTGGAACTGGAGGAAGCCCGTTGGTTTGGCCTGGAGGAAATTGTGGAGGGTCTCAAGAGGGCGCCCAGCTCTTCAAAGCAAGAGGACGGTAGTTTTTTACCCTGGTTCCCTCCCACACAGGCCATTGCTCACCAGCTGATCCGTGAGTGGCTTCAGCAGCAGACTGCCCAGACAGCTTAG
- the LOC128791474 gene encoding uncharacterized protein LOC128791474, whose translation MSGNSQRPETEVNCGAQSLVVTENIALCSHRTQNPLWRKSRLLSYRHTGSARKSLRVLPSAQIPFLSVSADWDDALGKPLGAEGAAHAAADTRGDGDGHADRVAEVTWCDSRVCVCVCVSLSALASRIARHANFPALSPERRLCSGTSSSDVTAWDKEFVPRPERDGRLTPSSLGTTAPGFAWDHGKLPDSKASTSRGRPELW comes from the exons ATGTCAGGAAATAGCCAGAGACCCGAGACAGAGGTGAACTGTGGTGCACAGTCCTTGGTGGTCACTGAGAACATTGCACTCTGCAGCCATAGAACACAAAACCCTTTATGGAGGAAGTCACGTTTGCTTTCTTACAGGCACACGGGCAGTGCCAGGAAGAGTCTGAGAGTTCTTCCTTCAGCACAG ATCCCCTTTCTCAGCGTCTCCGCTGACTGGGACGATGCCTTGGGGAAGccactgggagcagagggagctgcgCACGCTGCTGCAGACACGCGTGGGGACGGCGACGGCCACGCAGACCGTGTCGCAGAGGTTACGTGGTGTGACAgccgtgtgtgtgtgtgtgtgtgtgtgtcgCTCTCCGCCCTCGCGTCTCGTATAGCCCGGCATGCGAACTTCCCGGCGCTGAGCCCGGAGCGCCGCCTTTGCTCCGGAACGAGCAGCAGCGATGTCACCGCCTGGGACAAAGAGTTTGTGCCCCGACCTGAGCGCGACGGGCGCTTAACCCCTTCCTCCCTAGGAACCACGGCGCCAGGCTTTGCCTGGGACCACGGAAAACTCCCAGACAGCAAAGCCTCCACCTCCAGAGGCCGTCCCGAGCTTTGGTGA
- the NUDT13 gene encoding NAD(P)H pyrophosphatase NUDT13, mitochondrial isoform X2: MRQILEKLQEAEQWMEKSVLIGCSDEHRPRFALDLGALDKSVIESELQGSFTDLRKALFVVDEKDSPLLASAQSLLRWHDSHQYCSKTGQPTEKNPAGSKRVCHASGVTYYPQMSPVVITLVSDGSRCLLARQPSFPPGMFTALSGFCDMGENVEEAVRREVAEEVGLEVESLRYSASQHWPFPSSCLMIACHALVGAQRAEISMDTLELEEARWFGLEEIVEGLKRAPSSSKQEDGSFLPWFPPTQAIAHQLIREWLQQQTAQTA; encoded by the exons ATGAGACAGAttctggagaagctgcaggaggctgagcAGTGGATGGAGAAGTCGGTGCTGATCGGTTGTTCGGACGAGCACAGACCACGCTTCGCGCTGGATTTAG GAGCCTTGGATAAATCAGTCATTGAGTCAGAACTGCAGGGATCATTTACTGACCTACGAAAGGCTCTCTTTGTAGTGGACGAGAAGGATTCTCCTTTGCTGGCTTCG GCCCAATCCCTCCTGCGGTGGCACGATTCCCACCAGTACTGCAGCAAAACTGGGCAGCCCACTGAGAAGAACCCAGCTGGCAGCAAACGTGTCTGCCATGCCAGTGGAGTCACTTACTACCCACAG ATGTCTCCAGTGGTCATCACCCTGGTGTCTGACGGGAGCCGGTGCCTCCTGGCCCGACAGCCCTCGTTTCCGCCGGGGATGTTCACGGCTCTGTCAGGTTTCTGTGACATGG GTGAGAACGTGGAGGAGGCAGTGCGGCGAGAAGTGGCCGAAGaggtggggctggaggtggAGTCGCTCCGCTACTCGGCTTCCCAGCACTggcccttccccagcagctgcttaATGATAGCCTGCCACGCCCTGGTGGGAGCCCAGCGGGCTGAG ATCAGTATGGACACCCTGGAACTGGAGGAAGCCCGTTGGTTTGGCCTGGAGGAAATTGTGGAGGGTCTCAAGAGGGCGCCCAGCTCTTCAAAGCAAGAGGACGGTAGTTTTTTACCCTGGTTCCCTCCCACACAGGCCATTGCTCACCAGCTGATCCGTGAGTGGCTTCAGCAGCAGACTGCCCAGACAGCTTAG